A portion of the Paenibacillus marchantiae genome contains these proteins:
- a CDS encoding response regulator, translating into MYKVMLVDDERVILEGISQVVDWAAAGTELVDTARNGIEALDKIGHSRPDIIITDISMPGLDGLGLIEKASEAYPGLRFIMLSGYKEFEYARRAMQYGVKHYLLKPCNENQIHDALSELLQEHQDAQVKEHVAGEMKQRLQRVLPHVKEQFLLEFMTNQTYGPVDLEYYQELFDLELEDNEVRLLLFRIADEHDYSHLFAIKNIASDLLPHVLLSTTIEGKLLILLGDSADSVGLKESIEEVRTAFTRLYKLEVTAALSEADRMIQSRRLFREALQCLNHRFFIGEGKLITKSDLELAGECDGVHVEQDAEQLCQLIKSGNTEEAGAEVDRLFELLSGQQLEIGITRSYVVQLYSAMIHVCPPEEATEFTQRMAELPHIDTLSGLKSFVASSAARLTSGYYKNHISRQSSAVEKMMDIVDRHYGEADLSLNGVAHQMLYMNPDYLGKIFKKVTGENFSNYVNRLRIERACDHIRRGGDVKVFELAELFGFGGNSQYFSQVFKKWTGMTPTEFRRTGL; encoded by the coding sequence ATGTACAAAGTGATGCTCGTAGATGATGAACGTGTCATTCTGGAGGGGATTTCGCAAGTCGTGGATTGGGCTGCAGCGGGAACGGAACTGGTGGATACCGCGAGAAACGGGATTGAAGCGCTGGATAAAATCGGTCATTCCAGACCGGATATTATCATTACGGATATTTCAATGCCGGGCCTGGATGGTCTTGGACTCATTGAAAAAGCATCTGAGGCTTACCCTGGACTCCGCTTTATCATGTTGTCTGGCTACAAAGAGTTCGAATACGCTCGTCGGGCGATGCAATATGGAGTGAAACATTATCTGCTCAAACCGTGTAACGAGAACCAGATTCACGATGCCTTATCCGAGTTGCTTCAGGAACACCAGGATGCCCAGGTAAAGGAACATGTGGCCGGAGAGATGAAACAGCGTCTGCAGCGGGTGCTGCCACATGTGAAGGAGCAGTTCCTGCTGGAATTTATGACGAACCAAACCTATGGTCCGGTCGATCTGGAGTATTATCAGGAGCTGTTTGACTTGGAGCTGGAGGATAACGAAGTTCGGCTGCTGCTGTTCCGGATTGCAGATGAACATGATTATAGTCATCTATTTGCAATCAAAAACATTGCCAGTGATCTGCTGCCCCATGTTCTATTAAGCACTACCATTGAAGGCAAACTGTTAATTCTGTTGGGGGACTCTGCCGATTCGGTCGGTCTAAAGGAGAGCATCGAAGAAGTGCGGACTGCTTTCACCAGACTATATAAACTGGAAGTTACGGCTGCCCTCAGTGAAGCAGATCGAATGATCCAGTCCCGGCGTTTGTTCCGTGAGGCGCTGCAATGCCTGAACCATCGCTTTTTTATCGGCGAAGGCAAGCTGATTACCAAAAGTGATCTGGAGCTGGCCGGGGAATGTGATGGTGTACATGTTGAACAAGATGCAGAGCAGTTATGTCAGTTGATTAAGTCAGGCAATACGGAAGAAGCGGGCGCTGAAGTGGATCGCCTGTTCGAGCTTTTGTCTGGTCAGCAGCTTGAAATCGGGATTACTCGTTCGTATGTGGTGCAGTTGTACTCCGCAATGATTCATGTCTGTCCTCCTGAGGAGGCGACGGAATTTACTCAGCGTATGGCAGAGCTGCCCCATATCGACACATTATCTGGCTTAAAATCCTTTGTTGCCAGTAGCGCAGCCCGGTTAACCTCCGGTTATTACAAAAACCATATTAGCCGTCAGTCTTCTGCTGTGGAGAAGATGATGGATATTGTGGATCGCCATTATGGTGAGGCTGATCTCTCGCTTAACGGGGTTGCCCATCAGATGTTATATATGAATCCGGATTATCTCGGCAAAATTTTCAAAAAAGTGACGGGTGAAAACTTCTCCAACTATGTGAATCGTTTGCGCATTGAGCGTGCCTGCGACCATATTCGCAGAGGTGGAGATGTGAAGGTCTTTGAGCTTGCCGAATTGTTTGGCTTCGGGGGGAACTCGCAATATTTCAGTCAGGTGTTCAAAAAGTGGACCGGTATGACACCTACCGAATTTCGCAGAACTGGCTTATAA
- a CDS encoding ABC transporter substrate-binding protein produces the protein MVKKAIFLIMAALLVLTTACSSSGESGGTSGDGSVTLRIAWWGSDARHEYTQKVIDLYKTKNPNVKIDVEYASFDDYWKKLAPQAAANQLPDIVQMDISYISQYAKNGQLEDLSPYLGNQIKVDDVSENVISTGVINDKQYGVPAGVNVLGFQYDPALLKKAGVDSIPENMTWESYEELGKQTAAKGLFLDGGVAPDIFFHYFLRTKGLSLYNAEGTGLGYDDDKLFVEFFGLMRRMIEQGAAPSPDLVNQTKGIIEESDLVKEKGIGVWQWSNQFVALQQVANRPLEIAPMPGPDMEKGLYMQPSMYWAVTSNSKVKEEAAKFIDFWVNDVEANKLIKGERGVPISGKIKEAIAPELSDATKQVFDFVASMEPKASPMSSPPPVGSPEVIASLADVVEELNFGKVTPEQAAATFRKNAEAVLANNK, from the coding sequence ATGGTGAAAAAGGCGATATTCCTGATAATGGCGGCATTGCTGGTATTAACAACGGCGTGCAGCAGCAGCGGTGAATCGGGCGGAACATCTGGGGATGGTTCGGTAACACTTCGTATCGCATGGTGGGGATCAGATGCACGTCATGAATACACACAGAAGGTCATTGACCTGTACAAAACGAAAAACCCGAATGTCAAAATTGACGTGGAATACGCCTCATTCGATGACTACTGGAAAAAGCTTGCTCCACAAGCGGCAGCGAATCAACTGCCGGACATTGTTCAGATGGATATTTCCTACATCAGCCAATATGCAAAGAACGGACAGCTCGAAGATCTGTCCCCGTATCTCGGAAACCAGATTAAAGTAGACGACGTATCCGAGAACGTAATCAGCACAGGCGTTATCAACGACAAACAATACGGAGTACCTGCTGGTGTTAACGTACTGGGTTTCCAGTATGATCCGGCTTTGCTCAAAAAAGCGGGTGTGGATTCCATTCCCGAAAATATGACTTGGGAATCGTATGAAGAGCTTGGCAAGCAAACGGCTGCCAAAGGACTCTTTTTGGATGGGGGCGTAGCGCCGGATATCTTCTTCCACTATTTCCTGCGGACCAAAGGACTGTCCCTCTACAATGCTGAAGGAACGGGTCTTGGCTATGATGACGACAAACTATTCGTTGAGTTCTTCGGACTCATGCGGCGGATGATTGAGCAGGGAGCTGCACCTTCACCGGATCTGGTTAACCAGACGAAAGGCATTATTGAGGAATCCGATCTGGTCAAGGAAAAAGGAATTGGCGTATGGCAATGGTCCAACCAGTTTGTGGCCTTGCAACAGGTAGCTAATCGTCCTTTGGAAATTGCACCAATGCCAGGACCGGATATGGAAAAAGGACTTTATATGCAGCCAAGTATGTACTGGGCTGTAACATCGAACTCGAAAGTGAAGGAAGAAGCGGCCAAATTCATTGATTTCTGGGTGAACGATGTGGAAGCTAACAAACTGATCAAAGGCGAGCGCGGTGTGCCGATTTCAGGCAAAATCAAAGAAGCTATCGCTCCTGAGTTGAGTGATGCAACGAAACAGGTATTTGACTTCGTAGCGTCCATGGAGCCTAAGGCTTCGCCAATGAGCTCACCACCACCGGTAGGTTCGCCGGAAGTCATTGCTTCTCTGGCGGATGTTGTGGAGGAACTGAACTTCGGTAAGGTTACACCGGAACAAGCAGCAGCGACATTCCGCAAAAATGCCGAAGCCGTTCTTGCCAACAATAAATAA